A genome region from Methylicorpusculum oleiharenae includes the following:
- a CDS encoding recombinase family protein, producing MPNSTAFRFQPNTSSATRGLLSSNVIVTSPMARRRSGHAVKSIRRPIKFTIFVEIPLRAKVDGFIRDNSICAESSYYKRDFNIYLIPNTAHNLTGRGVGLKVLTGQGAAIDTTTATGKLVFGIFAALSEFERELISERTVAGLASARARGRKGGRPFKMTAAKLRLAMAAMGQPETVIGNPCKELGIARQTLYRHVSPNGELRPDGVKLLSNG from the coding sequence ATGCCCAATTCAACGGCTTTTCGATTCCAACCGAACACATCCTCCGCCACACGGGGCTTGCTATCGAGCAACGTAATCGTTACATCACCCATGGCGCGCCGCCGCTCTGGCCATGCCGTCAAATCAATCAGACGCCCAATCAAATTCACCATCTTCGTTGAAATACCATTGCGCGCCAAGGTGGATGGCTTCATAAGAGATAACTCCATTTGTGCAGAATCCAGTTATTATAAACGGGACTTTAATATTTACCTTATCCCTAATACCGCTCACAATCTAACAGGCCGAGGCGTCGGCCTTAAAGTTTTAACGGGGCAGGGCGCCGCCATTGATACCACGACCGCGACTGGGAAATTAGTCTTCGGAATTTTTGCAGCACTTTCCGAATTTGAACGGGAGCTCATCTCAGAGCGAACCGTAGCCGGATTGGCTTCGGCTCGTGCGCGCGGTAGAAAGGGAGGGCGACCCTTTAAAATGACAGCCGCCAAACTGCGGTTGGCCATGGCGGCTATGGGGCAGCCAGAGACAGTGATCGGGAATCCTTGTAAAGAATTGGGTATTGCCAGGCAAACTTTATATAGACATGTTTCACCCAATGGAGAGCTGCGACCAGACGGAGTGAAACTCCTATCGAATGGTTAG
- a CDS encoding DODA-type extradiol aromatic ring-opening family dioxygenase — protein MSNASNLSPVLFIPHGGGPLPLLADLGHRQLIDFIQTLSSRIPTPEAICVISAHWEASVATITSGASPSLIYDYYDFPDKAYAIEYPVQGSPGLAQKLFAALQQNNIPARLDEQRGFDHGLFVPLKIMYPDAEIPCVQLSLLSSLDPAAHIDIGKALRRLRRENVLFFGSGFSFHNMRAFFTGNQGLNKQNVAFETWLVDTCTNQTFSFDERTSRLITWEQAPFARYCHPREEHLLPLLVCAGLSDDAAELVFDGEVLGKKTCGFIWH, from the coding sequence ATGAGCAACGCTTCAAATCTAAGCCCTGTCTTGTTCATTCCTCATGGTGGAGGCCCTTTGCCGCTGTTGGCTGATCTTGGGCATCGGCAATTGATCGATTTTATACAAACTCTTTCAAGCAGAATACCCACACCGGAGGCTATTTGTGTCATCAGCGCGCATTGGGAAGCATCGGTCGCAACCATTACGAGTGGCGCATCACCGTCCTTGATCTACGACTATTACGACTTCCCTGATAAGGCTTATGCCATAGAGTATCCAGTGCAGGGCTCACCAGGGCTGGCTCAAAAGCTGTTTGCTGCCTTGCAGCAAAATAACATCCCCGCACGACTGGACGAGCAGCGAGGCTTTGATCATGGCTTATTTGTGCCGTTAAAAATAATGTATCCAGATGCCGAGATTCCCTGTGTTCAATTATCCCTGTTGAGCAGTCTCGATCCTGCCGCTCACATTGATATAGGCAAAGCGCTACGGCGATTACGCAGAGAGAATGTCTTATTCTTCGGCTCAGGGTTTTCCTTTCACAATATGCGAGCCTTCTTTACCGGCAATCAAGGCTTGAATAAGCAGAATGTGGCCTTTGAAACATGGTTGGTTGACACCTGCACCAACCAAACCTTCTCATTCGATGAGCGGACTTCACGATTGATCACCTGGGAGCAAGCACCGTTCGCGCGTTACTGTCATCCCCGGGAAGAACATCTGCTGCCGCTATTGGTTTGTGCGGGTCTTTCCGATGACGCTGCGGAATTGGTGTTCGATGGCGAGGTATTGGGTAAAAAAACGTGCGGTTTTATCTGGCATTAG
- a CDS encoding pirin family protein — MKTRSLQQIIPSIATSDGGGVKLRRSVGQNQSLRVDPFLMLDEFSSDNADDYIAGFPSHPHRGFETVTYMLDGHMLHEDHLGNQGDLKSGGAQWMTAGRGIIHSEMPQQESGRMRGFQLWLNLLANEKMKPARYQDIQPDEIPSMALPNGGEIKVIAGSAEINGNTIYGPIQGLNTQPLFLDVRLPAHSHFSQPIAEAHSAFVYPYEGKIEIGAVDQLRKLESHMAGVLSNGERIEIRNTDQPVAFLLLAGRPLREPIVQYGPFVMNTREEIDQALSDYRNGQLV; from the coding sequence ATGAAAACTCGCTCCCTTCAACAAATCATTCCCTCGATCGCCACCTCAGACGGGGGTGGCGTCAAATTGCGTCGTAGCGTGGGACAAAACCAAAGCTTGCGCGTCGATCCTTTTCTGATGCTCGATGAGTTTTCGTCTGACAACGCCGACGACTATATCGCCGGATTCCCTAGCCATCCGCATCGGGGATTTGAAACAGTGACCTATATGCTGGATGGTCACATGCTGCATGAAGACCATTTGGGTAATCAAGGCGATTTGAAAAGCGGCGGCGCACAGTGGATGACGGCAGGACGCGGGATTATTCACTCGGAAATGCCACAGCAGGAAAGTGGACGCATGCGCGGCTTCCAGCTTTGGCTCAACTTACTGGCCAATGAAAAAATGAAACCTGCACGCTATCAGGATATTCAGCCCGATGAAATTCCGTCTATGGCTCTGCCGAACGGCGGCGAAATCAAAGTAATCGCGGGTTCTGCCGAAATCAACGGTAACACGATTTATGGTCCGATCCAGGGTCTGAATACCCAGCCGTTGTTTCTGGATGTCAGGCTGCCTGCGCATAGCCATTTTTCCCAACCCATTGCCGAGGCTCATAGCGCTTTTGTTTATCCCTACGAAGGCAAGATTGAAATCGGTGCAGTCGATCAGCTTCGCAAGCTGGAATCGCACATGGCTGGCGTGCTATCCAATGGCGAGCGAATCGAAATTCGCAACACTGATCAGCCCGTAGCCTTTTTGCTACTGGCAGGCCGACCATTGCGGGAACCCATCGTGCAATATGGGCCGTTTGTGATGAATACCCGAGAAGAAATCGATCAAGCGTTGAGCGACTATCGCAATGGGCAACTGGTATGA
- a CDS encoding FMN-dependent NADH-azoreductase: MTTLLQIQSSLFSADGQSSQLTNEFVSAWQRNQPASQIKVRDLALSPLPHINAEQVTAFFTPSESRTAAQQKLVDLTDDLINELKHSDIIVIGMPMYNFGIPSTLKAYFDHIARAGVTFRYTENGPVGLLTGKKAYIFATRGGQYAGTALDTQTTYVRDFLGFLGITDVEFIYAEGMNMGTDIKEKALAEVKRKLDALAA; the protein is encoded by the coding sequence ATGACCACCTTACTTCAAATCCAATCCAGCTTATTTTCAGCAGACGGACAATCTAGCCAACTGACCAATGAATTTGTCTCCGCTTGGCAGCGTAATCAGCCGGCTAGCCAAATCAAAGTACGCGATCTGGCCTTATCGCCCTTGCCGCATATCAACGCGGAACAGGTCACCGCTTTTTTCACGCCATCCGAAAGTCGAACGGCGGCGCAGCAAAAATTGGTCGATCTAACGGATGATTTGATCAATGAACTAAAACACTCAGACATCATCGTCATCGGTATGCCCATGTATAACTTCGGCATTCCATCGACGCTTAAAGCTTACTTTGATCACATTGCCCGTGCCGGCGTAACGTTTCGTTATACGGAAAATGGCCCAGTAGGCTTATTGACCGGCAAAAAGGCCTATATCTTTGCAACGCGTGGCGGCCAGTACGCTGGAACGGCACTGGATACGCAAACCACGTATGTTCGGGATTTCCTCGGTTTTCTGGGTATTACTGATGTTGAATTCATTTACGCCGAGGGCATGAACATGGGTACCGATATCAAAGAAAAAGCCTTGGCAGAAGTCAAAAGGAAGTTGGATGCGTTGGCCGCGTGA
- a CDS encoding YceI family protein, translating to MKPNVLLPLAALFSTTVLAAPETYVIDGAHTLPRFSYSHFGYSTQLSRFDKTTGKIVLDRQAKTGSVDVTVDTTSVNTGSDLFNAHIQGADLLDTAHYPTMTFQSSTLKFDGDNLVGAEGTLTLKGISKPVTLTVTSFQCMPHPMLKKDACGANATTIIKRTDFNMGKYAPNVGDQVTVTIPVEAVKE from the coding sequence ATGAAACCTAACGTCTTGTTGCCATTAGCCGCTTTATTTTCCACCACCGTATTAGCGGCGCCGGAAACCTATGTAATTGATGGTGCACACACATTGCCGCGATTTTCCTACAGCCATTTTGGCTATTCCACCCAGCTTAGCCGCTTCGATAAAACGACCGGAAAAATCGTGTTGGATCGTCAGGCCAAAACTGGATCGGTAGACGTAACCGTCGATACCACGTCGGTCAATACCGGCTCTGACTTGTTCAATGCGCACATTCAAGGTGCCGATTTATTGGATACCGCCCACTATCCGACTATGACCTTTCAGTCCAGCACGCTGAAATTCGACGGCGACAATCTGGTTGGCGCGGAAGGCACGCTGACCCTGAAAGGCATCAGCAAACCGGTCACGTTGACGGTAACCTCATTTCAGTGCATGCCGCATCCGATGCTGAAAAAGGACGCCTGCGGCGCGAATGCCACCACAATTATCAAACGCACCGATTTCAATATGGGCAAATATGCCCCAAATGTTGGTGATCAGGTGACTGTGACCATTCCGGTCGAAGCCGTCAAAGAATAA
- a CDS encoding LysR family transcriptional regulator — MSPYITLEQWRALIEVVDAGGYARAAEKLNKSQSAVTYAVQKIETLLNVKAFEIHGRKSMLTPTGQMLYRRALALVNEANELEQAAHKLSAGWEATITLAVEILFPSAKLLACLDRFGLESPGTRVELIESVLGGTADALLSGQVDLAISPQVPPGFLGDVLTQVRLLAVAHVDHPLHQQSHALTYRDLRNFRHIVVRDSGSKRDQRAVTVEVDQRWTVSQIATSIEAVSNRYGFAWLPETHIRKELAAGLLKPLPLQEGSVREILLYLIVTRSDFAGPGVQRLAAMLREAAD, encoded by the coding sequence GTGAGTCCATACATTACGCTGGAACAATGGCGCGCCCTGATCGAAGTGGTCGATGCGGGCGGTTACGCTCGGGCGGCTGAAAAACTCAATAAAAGCCAGTCTGCGGTCACTTACGCCGTGCAAAAAATTGAAACCCTGCTGAACGTCAAAGCCTTTGAGATTCATGGGCGAAAATCCATGCTGACGCCAACCGGACAGATGCTTTATCGGCGCGCATTGGCGTTGGTGAACGAAGCCAATGAACTGGAGCAAGCGGCGCATAAGCTGTCCGCTGGTTGGGAAGCCACCATCACTCTCGCCGTTGAAATCCTGTTTCCATCGGCTAAGTTGTTGGCTTGTCTGGATCGGTTTGGTCTGGAAAGTCCCGGTACACGCGTCGAACTGATCGAATCGGTGTTGGGCGGTACCGCTGATGCGCTGTTGAGCGGACAGGTTGATTTGGCGATTTCGCCGCAGGTACCGCCGGGCTTTCTGGGTGATGTGCTGACACAGGTCAGGTTATTAGCCGTGGCCCATGTTGATCATCCCTTACACCAGCAATCGCATGCCTTGACTTATCGCGATCTGCGGAATTTCCGGCATATCGTGGTGCGCGATTCCGGCAGCAAGCGCGATCAACGGGCGGTGACGGTTGAAGTTGATCAGCGTTGGACGGTCAGCCAAATCGCTACGTCGATTGAGGCAGTGTCAAACCGTTATGGTTTTGCTTGGTTACCGGAAACCCATATTCGCAAGGAGTTAGCGGCAGGATTACTCAAGCCCTTGCCATTACAAGAAGGCTCGGTTCGAGAAATCCTTCTGTATCTGATTGTAACTCGCTCAGACTTTGCCGGGCCGGGTGTGCAACGCTTAGCTGCGATGCTAAGAGAGGCGGCAGACTGA